Proteins from one Staphylococcus saprophyticus subsp. saprophyticus ATCC 15305 = NCTC 7292 genomic window:
- a CDS encoding tubby C-terminal domain-like protein, with protein MTHYYFKENFFNASSSAIEIYNDKEDVVFTIELFYTSAVQQTMAYLGNNKQNFEITDGQDTYRVLQEGAISGAIKKPFKTVWTVEKNNQPIGLFRSKMGLKPTMYFEGTQGDIIKFQSGFFSRSVKVTESNQEIMQTKSERFKFASRHDVYIETETYHPAMLILLFQVFYEFQEKQRKNAN; from the coding sequence ATGACACACTATTATTTTAAAGAAAACTTTTTCAATGCTTCTAGCTCAGCGATAGAAATTTATAATGATAAAGAAGATGTAGTGTTTACCATCGAACTGTTTTATACGTCGGCTGTACAACAAACAATGGCATATTTAGGTAATAACAAGCAGAACTTTGAGATTACAGATGGCCAAGACACCTATCGTGTGTTGCAAGAGGGTGCGATAAGCGGTGCTATTAAAAAACCTTTTAAGACAGTCTGGACAGTTGAAAAGAATAATCAACCCATAGGCCTATTTCGTTCGAAAATGGGGCTCAAACCAACTATGTATTTTGAAGGGACTCAAGGAGATATAATAAAATTTCAGTCAGGATTTTTTTCGAGAAGTGTAAAGGTGACAGAGAGTAATCAAGAAATTATGCAAACAAAATCAGAGCGATTTAAATTTGCTTCCAGGCACGATGTGTATATAGAAACGGAAACATATCATCCGGCTATGTTAATACTATTGTTCCAAGTGTTTTATGAATTTCAGGAAAAACAACGTAAAAATGCAAACTAG
- a CDS encoding ABC transporter ATP-binding protein, with amino-acid sequence MKVFLKLGWFFKQQKTSYLIGLGTLLLIALIEIVPPQIIGRTIDEMTSNRLTPRLLAIYLFILVITAILTYVLRYVWRLSIFGTSQKLGKILRTYLYKKYTEMSAIFFQNRRTGDLMAHATNDIRAVQNAAGAGILMIADSLITGGTVIITMATTVSWKLTLIAMIPLPFMVLLTSIYGSLLSKGFKKAQAAFSKLNDKTQESVAGIKVTKTFGYEPSDQADFKHLSDDVVAKNLKVSKIDALFDPTITLVIGMSYFLSIAFGAQMVFHNDISLGQLITFNTYLGMLVWPLLALGLFFNIVQRAKASYERIEEIGELPNDIDTSYVIDERPQGDIRFNINQFYFPGNEDQGIYDIHFTIKEGSTVGIVGRTGSGKSALIRLLLREFDTQHAQDIEFGGHPIRDYNVESLRAQFGYVPQEHFLFSTTIRNNIAFSNETIDDEKIFEASKLSHIHDDIMQFSKDYQTVVGERGVSLSGGQKQRVSIARALLVNPEILILDDSLSAVDAQTEEAILENLERLRSGKTNIITAHRMSAVKHADLIIVMNEGRIIERGNHATLMSKKGWYYDTYQAQALQEQLSRNLDSLTKGDGEND; translated from the coding sequence ATGAAAGTATTCTTGAAATTAGGTTGGTTTTTTAAACAACAAAAAACGAGTTATCTCATAGGCTTAGGCACCTTATTGTTAATCGCATTAATTGAAATTGTACCGCCTCAAATCATTGGTCGTACAATTGATGAGATGACTTCTAATAGATTAACGCCTCGATTATTAGCCATTTATTTATTCATACTTGTTATTACTGCAATATTAACTTACGTTCTTAGATATGTATGGAGATTATCTATATTTGGAACAAGTCAAAAATTAGGTAAGATATTAAGGACCTATCTATATAAAAAATATACAGAAATGAGTGCTATCTTTTTCCAAAATAGAAGAACAGGTGATCTGATGGCACATGCTACGAATGATATCAGAGCTGTTCAAAATGCTGCAGGTGCAGGTATTTTAATGATTGCAGATTCATTGATAACTGGTGGCACAGTCATCATCACGATGGCAACAACAGTCAGTTGGAAATTAACGTTGATTGCCATGATTCCACTTCCATTTATGGTATTGCTTACCAGCATTTATGGTTCGCTACTAAGTAAAGGATTTAAAAAAGCACAAGCTGCGTTTAGTAAACTAAATGATAAGACGCAAGAGAGTGTGGCAGGTATCAAAGTAACCAAAACGTTTGGCTATGAACCAAGTGATCAGGCGGATTTTAAGCATTTAAGTGATGATGTTGTTGCGAAAAATTTGAAAGTATCAAAAATAGATGCACTTTTTGATCCAACGATTACTTTAGTCATAGGTATGAGTTATTTCTTATCGATCGCATTCGGTGCGCAGATGGTTTTTCATAATGATATCAGCTTGGGGCAGTTAATCACATTTAATACATATCTTGGCATGCTGGTATGGCCTTTACTAGCGCTAGGCCTGTTTTTTAATATTGTCCAAAGAGCTAAAGCATCATATGAACGTATTGAGGAAATTGGCGAACTACCTAATGATATCGATACTTCATATGTCATTGATGAACGTCCTCAAGGGGATATAAGGTTTAATATAAATCAGTTTTATTTCCCGGGTAATGAGGATCAAGGTATTTATGATATTCATTTTACAATTAAAGAAGGTTCTACAGTTGGTATTGTTGGTCGTACAGGTTCAGGTAAGAGTGCATTAATTAGGTTATTATTACGAGAATTTGATACACAACACGCTCAAGATATTGAATTTGGTGGACATCCCATTCGTGATTACAATGTTGAGTCATTAAGAGCTCAATTTGGTTATGTGCCACAAGAACATTTTTTATTTTCAACAACCATACGTAATAATATTGCATTTAGTAATGAAACGATTGACGATGAGAAAATATTTGAAGCTAGCAAGCTTAGTCACATTCACGATGATATCATGCAATTTTCTAAAGATTACCAAACCGTAGTAGGAGAACGTGGTGTATCGTTATCAGGTGGTCAAAAGCAACGTGTTTCTATTGCACGTGCGCTACTCGTTAATCCAGAAATACTCATTTTAGATGATTCATTATCAGCAGTAGATGCACAAACAGAAGAAGCCATATTAGAAAATTTGGAACGTCTGAGAAGCGGTAAGACCAATATTATAACGGCACATAGAATGAGTGCTGTAAAACACGCCGATTTAATTATAGTAATGAATGAAGGCCGTATCATCGAGCGTGGTAATCACGCAACACTGATGAGTAAAAAAGGTTGGTATTACGATACTTACCAGGCTCAAGCATTACAAGAGCAACTGTCTCGCAACTTGGATAGTCTAACGAAAGGGGATGGTGAAAATGACTGA
- a CDS encoding ABC transporter ATP-binding protein, with the protein MTENANLTAKDQGSALIRLFKYTLPYKWIIVLAFITLILSTIASMMTPYMVKIFIDDYLTPRHFPKETMVWLIVIFISIQLIGAITLYFSQYLFQYLAFKVIQQLRIDAFNKLGKLGMRYFDKVPGGSIVSRLTNDTETIVDMIVGVFSTFIMAFFMMISSYIMMFVLDVKLALIALIFLPIIMIILASYRKYSAFLFSKSRQRLSDLNSKLAESIEGMKIIQAFNQERRLNKEFNKINDEHYQYMLKTVKLDSLLLRPAISSISIFAVVMILGYFGVISFTTGITAGVVFAFVQYMERFFEPINQVSQNLNILQQALVSASRVFALINDDTYEPQQEANNDNAIETGEIEFDNVSFSYDGETDVLKNISLTAKPGEMIALVGHTGSGKSSIINLFMRFYEFNRGDIKIDGNSIKKIPKTELKEKIGLVLQDAFMFYGTIASNIKLYHPSMTFEQVKAAAEFVHANHFIEKLPNQYQHKVIEKGSAFSSGERQLIAFARTIATNPKILILDEATANIDSETEEQIQQSLNKMRKGRTTLAIAHRLSTIQDADQIFVLNKGEIVERGTHAQLIAQKGIYHNMYLLQNG; encoded by the coding sequence ATGACTGAAAATGCTAATCTAACAGCAAAAGATCAAGGTAGCGCACTCATTAGGTTATTTAAATACACCTTACCCTATAAATGGATTATTGTTTTGGCATTTATTACGCTCATATTATCAACGATTGCTAGTATGATGACACCTTATATGGTGAAAATTTTCATCGATGATTATTTGACACCACGCCATTTTCCTAAAGAGACAATGGTATGGTTGATTGTTATTTTTATTAGCATACAGTTGATTGGCGCTATCACCCTTTACTTTAGCCAATATTTATTTCAATATTTAGCATTTAAAGTAATTCAACAATTAAGGATTGATGCATTTAATAAGCTGGGTAAATTAGGTATGAGATACTTTGATAAAGTACCTGGTGGTAGCATTGTTTCTCGACTTACAAATGATACAGAAACGATTGTTGATATGATTGTAGGTGTTTTTTCCACCTTTATAATGGCATTCTTTATGATGATTTCAAGTTACATCATGATGTTTGTGTTAGATGTCAAATTAGCTTTAATTGCGCTCATTTTTTTACCTATCATAATGATAATATTAGCAAGTTATAGAAAGTATTCTGCTTTTTTATTTTCAAAGTCAAGACAACGGTTATCTGATTTAAATTCGAAGTTAGCGGAATCTATAGAAGGCATGAAAATTATCCAAGCCTTTAATCAAGAACGCCGATTAAATAAAGAATTTAATAAGATTAATGATGAACATTATCAATATATGTTAAAAACTGTTAAATTAGATAGTCTTTTACTTCGCCCTGCAATCAGTTCTATTTCAATTTTTGCGGTTGTAATGATTCTTGGATACTTTGGAGTAATCAGCTTTACTACTGGCATCACTGCAGGTGTGGTGTTTGCTTTTGTACAATATATGGAACGTTTTTTTGAACCTATCAATCAAGTAAGTCAAAATTTAAATATACTGCAACAAGCGCTGGTTTCAGCAAGTAGAGTGTTTGCACTCATCAATGATGATACGTATGAACCACAACAAGAAGCAAACAATGACAATGCTATTGAGACCGGTGAAATCGAGTTCGACAATGTGAGCTTTAGTTATGACGGAGAAACAGACGTGTTAAAAAACATTAGTTTGACCGCGAAACCAGGAGAAATGATTGCGCTTGTCGGTCATACAGGTTCTGGTAAAAGTTCTATCATCAATCTCTTCATGCGTTTCTATGAATTCAATCGCGGTGATATTAAAATAGACGGCAATTCAATTAAAAAGATACCAAAAACAGAATTGAAAGAAAAAATTGGCTTGGTTTTACAAGATGCCTTTATGTTCTATGGCACGATAGCTTCAAATATTAAACTTTATCATCCTTCAATGACATTTGAACAAGTGAAAGCAGCAGCAGAGTTTGTTCATGCAAATCATTTTATTGAAAAACTGCCAAATCAATATCAACATAAAGTGATTGAGAAAGGTAGCGCATTTTCAAGTGGTGAAAGACAGTTGATTGCTTTTGCAAGAACGATTGCAACAAATCCTAAAATCCTAATTTTAGATGAAGCCACAGCGAATATAGATTCAGAAACAGAGGAACAAATCCAACAATCTTTGAATAAAATGAGAAAAGGCCGTACGACATTAGCGATTGCCCACCGATTATCTACAATTCAAGATGCTGATCAAATATTTGTATTAAATAAAGGGGAAATTGTTGAACGTGGTACGCATGCACAATTGATAGCACAAAAAGGTATTTATCATAATATGTATTTATTACAGAATGGATAA